A genomic segment from Danio aesculapii chromosome 17, fDanAes4.1, whole genome shotgun sequence encodes:
- the degs2 gene encoding sphingolipid delta(4)-desaturase/C4-monooxygenase DES2, translating to MGKAAGRWDFEWVYNEQPHTWRRKEILAKYPEIKSLMGHDPQLKWVVSGMVLTQLLACYMVHELSWKWVLFWAYAFGGCINHSLTLAIHDISHNVAFGTKRARWNRWFAMFANLPIGLPYSASFKKYHIDHHRYLGGDGLDVDIPTDLEGWFFCTPARKVLWLFLQPLFYALRPLIVNPKPVTRLEMLNAAVQFVVDIIIYYFWGLKPIVYLISGSILCMGLHPISGHFIAEHYMFTKGHETYSYYGPLNLITFNVGYHMEHHDFPSIPGSKLPEVKRIAAEYYDSLPQHTSWMRVLWDFVFDDSIGPYARIKRQYTLGKKE from the exons ATGGGCAAAGCAGCAGGACGCTGGGATTTTGAATGGGTGTATAATGAACAGCCGCACACGTGGAGAAGAAAAGAAATATTAG CTAAGTATCCTGAAATCAAGTCTTTGATGGGTCATGACCCGCAGCTGAAATGGGTGGTGTCAGGAATGGTACTTACTCAACTCCTGGCATGCTACATGGTCCACGAGCTCTCCTGGAAGTGGGTGTTGTTTTGGGCATATGCGTTTGGTGGTTGCATCAACCACTCTTTGACCTTGGCAATCCATGACATTTCTCACAATGTGGCCTTTGGCACCAAAAGGGCACGCTGGAACCGCTGGTTCGCCATGTTTGCCAATCTCCCCATTGGCCTGCCATATTCTGCATCCTTCAAGAAGTACCACATCGACCACCATCGCTATCTGGGTGGAGATGGCTTGGATGTGGATATTCCTACTGACCTCGAGGGCTGGTTCTTCTGCACTCCGGCCAGGAAGGTGCTCTGGTTGTTCCTCCAGCCTTTGTTCTATGCGCTCCGGCCACTGATCGTGAACCCAAAGCCTGTGACCAGGTTGGAGATGCTGAATGCAGCTGTGCAGTTTGTGGTAGACATCATCATCTACTATTTTTGGGGTCTGAAGCCTATAGTCTATCTCATCTCTGGCTCCATACTGTGCATGGGCCTGCATCCCATCTCTGGACACTTCATTGCTGAGCACTACATGTTTACGAAAGGTCATGAAACGTACTCTTATTATGGCCCACTCAACTTAATAACCTTCAACGTGGGATACCATATGGAGCATCACGACTTTCCCAGCATTCCTGGAAGCAAATTACCTGAG GTGAAGAGGATTGCAGCAGAGTACTATGACTCACTCCCTCAACACACGTCCTGGATGCGAGTGCTCTGGGACTTTGTATTCGATGACTCCATCGGCCCCTACGCCCGAATTAAGAGACAATACACACTTGGCAAAAAGGAATAA